In Spirosoma aureum, a single genomic region encodes these proteins:
- a CDS encoding urease subunit beta, producing the protein MIPGEYILGSDPIECNVGRPTASLTVVNTGDRPVQVGSHYHFFEVNKQMEFDREKAFGMRLNIPAGTAVRFEPGEEKDVELVALGGNRKVYGFSNLTNGDTIDELSKQQAMKQIEAQNFKHKPS; encoded by the coding sequence ATGATACCCGGAGAATACATTCTTGGCAGTGACCCGATTGAGTGTAATGTGGGGCGGCCGACTGCTAGCCTAACCGTTGTTAACACTGGCGACAGACCCGTACAGGTCGGTTCGCATTATCATTTTTTTGAAGTCAATAAACAGATGGAATTTGACCGTGAGAAGGCATTTGGGATGCGGTTGAATATTCCGGCCGGAACGGCGGTTCGCTTCGAGCCGGGAGAAGAAAAAGATGTTGAGTTGGTCGCCCTTGGCGGCAATCGTAAAGTCTACGGATTCAGCAACTTAACCAATGGCGATACGATTGATGAGCTTAGCAAACAACAGGCGATGAAACAGATAGAGGCTCAGAACTTTAAACATAAGCCATCATGA
- the ureA gene encoding urease subunit gamma: MHLTPRESEKLLLFLAGELAGKRKARGLKLNYPEAIALISSQLQEAARDGKSVAELMQYGTSILTREDVMEGIPEMIHEIQIEATFPDGTKLVTVHDPIR; this comes from the coding sequence ATGCACCTGACACCACGTGAAAGTGAAAAATTACTTCTGTTTCTGGCGGGCGAACTAGCCGGGAAGCGAAAAGCCCGTGGCCTGAAACTCAACTATCCCGAAGCCATTGCACTTATTAGTAGCCAGCTTCAGGAAGCCGCCCGCGACGGCAAATCGGTGGCCGAACTCATGCAATACGGCACCTCGATTTTAACCCGCGAGGATGTAATGGAAGGCATTCCCGAAATGATTCATGAGATTCAAATCGAAGCGACGTTCCCCGACGGAACTAAATTGGTTACCGTCCATGATCCCATTCGCTAG
- the ureC gene encoding urease subunit alpha, with the protein MSLSISRIKYANLYGPTVGDKVRLADTDLIIEIEKDYTVYGDEAKFGGGKTIRDGMAQSATATRAEGVLDMVITSVMIIDYWGIVKADIGLKDGKIVGIGKAGNPDTMDGVDPNMVIGASTEVHGGAGLIATPGGIDSHIHFICPQQIDHALFSGITTMMGGGTGPADGTSATTVTPGAWNIQKMLEAADAFPMNLGFMGKGNCATTAPLEEQIEAGALGLKIHEDWGSTPAVIDASLRVADKYDVQIAIHTDTLNESGFLEDTISAINGRVIHTFHTEGAGGGHAPDIIKAAMYPYVLPSSTNPTRPYTINTIDEHLDMLMVCHHLDKSVPEDVAFADSRIRPETIAAEDILHDMGVFSMMSSDSQAMGRVAEVITRTWQTADKMKKQRGFLPEDEGNKNDNFRVKRYVAKYTINPAITHGISDYVGSIEAGKLADLVLWNPAMFGAKPEMIIKGGMIIASKMGDPNASIPTPQPVIYRHMFGAYGKALYKTCATFVSQVSLEIGIVQQYGLQKMILPVKNCRAISKKDLIHNDATPQIDVNPETYEVKVDGEPITCEPVAVLPLAQRYFLF; encoded by the coding sequence ATGAGTCTATCCATCAGCCGAATAAAATATGCAAACCTGTATGGCCCGACAGTGGGCGATAAAGTGCGTCTGGCAGATACCGATCTGATCATCGAAATCGAAAAAGATTATACCGTTTACGGGGACGAAGCCAAATTTGGCGGGGGTAAAACCATCCGCGATGGCATGGCTCAATCGGCCACGGCCACTCGTGCTGAAGGCGTTCTGGACATGGTTATTACCAGCGTTATGATCATTGACTATTGGGGAATTGTGAAGGCCGATATTGGATTGAAAGACGGCAAAATTGTTGGCATCGGCAAAGCCGGAAACCCCGATACAATGGACGGTGTAGACCCGAACATGGTTATTGGCGCTTCGACCGAAGTTCATGGTGGGGCGGGTCTGATTGCTACACCGGGCGGCATCGATTCACACATCCATTTTATTTGTCCGCAACAGATCGACCATGCTTTGTTTAGCGGCATTACAACGATGATGGGCGGTGGCACCGGCCCTGCCGATGGCACCAGCGCCACAACCGTCACACCGGGTGCCTGGAATATTCAGAAAATGCTCGAAGCAGCCGATGCGTTCCCAATGAACCTCGGCTTTATGGGCAAAGGCAATTGTGCCACAACGGCCCCGCTCGAAGAACAGATCGAAGCCGGTGCGCTGGGCCTGAAAATTCACGAAGACTGGGGTTCGACGCCCGCAGTAATCGATGCTTCATTGAGAGTTGCGGATAAATATGACGTTCAGATTGCCATCCATACCGACACGCTGAACGAGAGTGGTTTTCTGGAAGATACCATCAGCGCCATCAACGGTCGGGTAATCCATACGTTTCATACCGAAGGTGCCGGTGGGGGTCATGCCCCCGATATTATCAAGGCAGCGATGTACCCGTATGTGCTGCCGTCTTCAACCAATCCGACACGCCCTTACACCATCAACACCATCGACGAACACCTCGACATGCTGATGGTTTGTCACCATCTCGACAAATCGGTTCCCGAAGATGTTGCGTTTGCCGATTCGCGTATTCGTCCTGAAACCATCGCAGCTGAGGACATTCTGCACGACATGGGTGTTTTCAGCATGATGAGTTCTGACTCGCAGGCGATGGGGCGCGTGGCCGAAGTCATCACACGCACCTGGCAAACCGCCGACAAGATGAAAAAGCAGCGGGGCTTTTTACCGGAGGATGAAGGGAATAAAAATGATAATTTCCGGGTGAAACGCTATGTAGCCAAATACACGATTAACCCCGCCATTACGCACGGTATTTCAGACTATGTTGGGTCTATTGAAGCCGGGAAACTAGCCGATCTTGTTTTATGGAATCCGGCAATGTTTGGCGCCAAACCTGAAATGATAATCAAAGGTGGCATGATCATCGCCAGCAAAATGGGCGACCCCAACGCATCGATTCCAACCCCTCAACCCGTTATCTACCGCCATATGTTCGGAGCTTATGGCAAAGCTCTTTACAAGACCTGTGCTACGTTCGTGTCGCAGGTTTCGCTGGAAATAGGAATCGTACAACAATACGGGTTGCAGAAGATGATCTTACCGGTGAAGAATTGCCGGGCTATCTCAAAGAAAGACCTGATCCACAACGATGCAACGCCCCAGATCGACGTAAATCCCGAAACCTATGAAGTGAAAGTTGATGGCGAACCCATTACGTGTGAACCCGTTGCCGTCTTGCCCTTGGCACAGCGGTATTTTTTGTTTTAG